A window of Streptomyces sp. SAI-127 contains these coding sequences:
- a CDS encoding GntR family transcriptional regulator, translating to MTSLPSLLGDLDPTSDRAVFRQIADQLREAIDRGRFKEGEKLPSEAELVEHYGVSRMTVRNSFSILQGEGLVHAEHGKGVFVRPRPPVRRLASDRFARRHREQGKSAFIVEADAAGSHPQVDSLEVKEEKASQDISTRLGSVRRVLARRRRYLLDGRPVEFATSYLPLDIARGTQIAEPNPGPGGIYGRLEELGHHLDHFEEEIRARMPSPSEVKTLRLASGVPVIHLIRTAYDTEGRAVEVCDTVMAADAYVLSYQLPAT from the coding sequence GTGACGTCTCTTCCGAGCCTTCTCGGTGATCTCGATCCCACGAGTGATCGTGCGGTCTTCCGGCAGATCGCCGACCAGTTGCGCGAGGCAATCGACCGTGGGCGGTTCAAGGAGGGCGAAAAGCTTCCCTCCGAGGCGGAGCTAGTCGAGCATTACGGGGTTTCCCGTATGACGGTTCGAAACTCCTTCTCCATCCTCCAGGGCGAGGGCCTGGTCCACGCCGAGCACGGCAAGGGCGTCTTCGTGCGACCACGGCCACCTGTCCGAAGGCTCGCATCCGACCGGTTCGCCCGGCGCCACCGCGAGCAGGGGAAGTCCGCCTTCATCGTCGAGGCCGATGCCGCCGGCAGTCACCCCCAGGTCGACAGTCTGGAGGTCAAGGAAGAGAAGGCCAGCCAGGACATCTCGACCCGGCTCGGCTCGGTGCGGCGTGTGCTCGCCCGTCGGCGCCGGTACCTGCTCGACGGCCGGCCGGTCGAGTTCGCCACCTCCTACCTCCCGCTCGACATCGCCCGCGGCACGCAGATCGCCGAACCTAACCCCGGCCCTGGCGGCATCTACGGCCGCCTCGAAGAACTCGGCCACCACCTCGACCACTTCGAGGAAGAGATCCGCGCCCGGATGCCCTCGCCGTCTGAAGTGAAGACGCTCCGGCTGGCCTCCGGCGTGCCCGTCATCCACCTGATCCGCACCGCGTACGACACCGAAGGGCGGGCCGTGGAGGTCTGTGACACGGTCATGGCAGCGGACGCGTACGTCCTGTCGTACCAGCTTCCGGCCACGTGA
- a CDS encoding HNH endonuclease: protein MCTSGRPTLGHDADRALFAESAGTCLLCNTTLFPSDPKRKKSIPIAERAHIIAYSADGPRANTEIPQSLRDDPSNIILLCPNCHTKVDKYPEGYPTGDLIAAKKRRQLAVSQIGGTPEFPTRTDARKAVKRLLLRNKLAFQQKGPDPESGLTASQEHAAAWSECVLSEIVPNNRLLVALVEVNEDLASEEEMETAELLRQHSNALERKHKGEPLLGPAPRFPQQAERLFEGEK, encoded by the coding sequence GTGTGCACTTCGGGACGGCCGACTCTGGGTCACGACGCAGATCGAGCTCTCTTTGCCGAGTCAGCTGGCACATGCTTGCTATGCAACACCACACTTTTCCCATCGGATCCCAAACGTAAGAAATCGATTCCGATAGCTGAACGCGCTCACATTATCGCCTATAGCGCTGACGGTCCGCGAGCAAACACGGAGATCCCCCAATCATTGCGTGACGACCCGTCGAATATTATCCTCCTCTGCCCAAACTGTCATACGAAAGTTGACAAATACCCCGAGGGTTACCCGACAGGCGACCTGATAGCAGCGAAGAAAAGGCGACAGCTAGCCGTATCACAAATCGGCGGAACTCCCGAATTTCCCACTCGCACGGACGCGCGAAAAGCAGTGAAGCGACTACTACTGCGAAACAAGCTAGCTTTTCAGCAGAAGGGCCCAGACCCCGAAAGCGGACTCACCGCATCACAAGAGCACGCTGCAGCCTGGTCTGAATGCGTCCTTTCCGAAATAGTCCCGAACAACCGATTGCTCGTGGCCCTTGTGGAAGTTAACGAGGACTTGGCTAGCGAAGAGGAGATGGAGACCGCCGAACTTCTTCGGCAGCACAGTAATGCGCTTGAAAGGAAGCACAAGGGAGAACCCCTCCTCGGTCCGGCTCCTCGATTTCCGCAACAGGCAGAGCGACTTTTCGAGGGGGAGAAGTGA
- a CDS encoding ATP-binding protein, which yields MHEYTSTARVWGLTCPGFPEEVSRARRWTRDILRGSPLAEDAELIVSELSANAILHTASGLTTGSFHLALAVSTQVIALSVTDDGGAGTAPKVEHQGQEAEHGRGLGMVSAIAHRVVVHDSDGGHTVTAELFTAPRPGGHPC from the coding sequence ATGCACGAGTATACGAGCACTGCGCGGGTCTGGGGCCTCACTTGCCCAGGTTTCCCAGAAGAGGTCAGCCGGGCCCGCCGCTGGACGAGAGACATCCTGCGCGGCTCACCCCTCGCCGAGGACGCCGAACTGATCGTGAGCGAGCTCAGCGCGAACGCGATCCTCCACACCGCCAGCGGCCTCACAACCGGCAGCTTCCACCTGGCCCTTGCGGTCTCCACGCAGGTCATTGCCTTGTCGGTCACGGATGACGGCGGCGCCGGCACAGCCCCCAAGGTCGAGCACCAGGGCCAAGAGGCGGAACACGGCCGGGGCCTGGGCATGGTCAGCGCGATCGCCCACCGGGTCGTAGTCCACGACAGCGACGGCGGACACACGGTCACCGCGGAACTCTTCACAGCCCCTCGCCCGGGAGGCCACCCGTGCTGA
- a CDS encoding NUDIX hydrolase, whose amino-acid sequence MSVAGVIVDDQDRALLIKRRDNGHWEPPGGVLEREETVPEALQREVLEETGIKIALPATLTGVYKNMNGLIVSLVFRCEAADGTPTTGDETRALRWATREEVTDLADEAYAIRVLDALDAASPPAIRAHDGVKLV is encoded by the coding sequence GTGAGCGTTGCCGGAGTCATCGTCGACGACCAGGACCGCGCCCTTTTGATCAAGCGCCGCGACAACGGCCACTGGGAACCCCCGGGCGGAGTCCTCGAACGCGAGGAAACCGTCCCCGAGGCCCTCCAGCGCGAAGTGCTCGAAGAAACCGGCATCAAGATCGCACTTCCCGCGACCCTCACTGGCGTCTACAAGAACATGAACGGCTTGATCGTCTCCCTGGTCTTCCGCTGCGAAGCCGCTGACGGCACGCCCACCACCGGGGATGAGACCCGCGCACTGCGCTGGGCCACCCGCGAAGAAGTCACCGACCTCGCCGACGAGGCGTACGCGATCCGCGTCCTGGACGCATTGGACGCGGCATCCCCGCCGGCCATCCGCGCGCACGACGGCGTGAAACTCGTCTAG